From the genome of Mastomys coucha isolate ucsf_1 unplaced genomic scaffold, UCSF_Mcou_1 pScaffold6, whole genome shotgun sequence, one region includes:
- the Fam177a1 gene encoding protein FAM177A1, which translates to MDRESGCAAAGETEAAAAAAFGEATRQISNERGFENVELGVMGKKKKVPRRVIHFVSGETMEEYSTDEDEVDGLDKKDVLPTVDPTKLTWGPYLWFYMLRAATSTLSVCDFLGEKIASVLGISTPKYQYAIDEYYRMKKEEEEEEEENRMSEEAERQYQQNKLQTDPTVQTDQPETVASSSFVNINFEMEEDCEAVKENKQHPVSVPP; encoded by the exons ATGGACCGTGAGTCGGGATGCGCGGCTGCGGGAGAGACCGAGGCAGCGGCCGCCGCGGCGTTCGGAGAGGCGACGCGGCAG ATAAGTAATGAAAGAGGATTTGAGAATGTAGAACTGGGAGTcatggggaaaaagaagaaagtcccGAGGAGGGTCATCCACTTCGTCAGCGGAGAGACTATGGAGGAGTATAGCACCGATGAGGATGAGGTGGACGGCCTGGACAAGAAGGACGTGCTGCCCACTGTCGACCCG ACAAAACTTACCTGGGGCCCCTATTTATGGTTTTACATGCTGCGGGCTGCCACATCAACCCTCTCAG TGTGTGACTTTCTTGGAGAGAAGATTGCGTCAGTTTTGGGCATCAGCACCCCAAAATACCAGTATGCCATTGATGAGTATTACCGGATGAAGAAGGAG gaggaggaggaggaggaggaaaacaggatgtcagaagaagcagaaagacaatACCAACAGAACAAGCTGCAGACTGATCCCACTGTACAGACAGACCAGCCAGAGACAGTGGCGTCCAGCTCATTTGtgaatattaattttgaaatggaGGAAGACTGTGAAGCAgttaaggaaaacaaacaacatccAGTCTCTGTCCCACCATAG
- the Ppp2r3c gene encoding serine/threonine-protein phosphatase 2A regulatory subunit B'' subunit gamma — translation MDWKDVLRRRLASPNMDPKRKKSEQELKDEEMDLFTKYYSEWKGGRKNTNEFYKTIPRFYYRLPAEDEVLLQKLREESRAVFLQRKSRELLDNEELQNLWFLLDKHQIPPMIGEEAMINYENFLKVGEKAGPKCKQFFTAKVFAKLLHTDSYGRISIMQFFNYVMRKVWLHQTRIGLSLYDVAGQGYLRESDLENYILELIPTLPQLDGLEKSFYSFYVCTAVRKFFFFLDPLRTGKIKIQDILACSFLDDLLELRDEELSKESQETNWFSAPSALRVYGQYLNLDKDHNGMLSKEELSRYGTATMTNVFLDRVFQECLTYDGEMDYKTYLDFVLALENRKEPAALQYMFKLLDIENKGYLNVFSLNYFFRAIQELMKIHGQDPVSFQDVKDEIFDMVKPKDPLKISLQDLINSNQGDTVTTILIDLNGF, via the exons GGAAAAAAAGTGAACAAGaattaaaagatgaagaaatggatTTATTTACCAAATACTACTCAGAATGGAAAGGAGGtagaaaaaacacaaatgaattcTATAAGACCATTCCTCGGTTTTATTACAGG TTGCCAGCTGAAGATGAAGTCTTACTACAGAAATTACGAGAAGAGTCTAGAGCTGTCTTTCtacagaggaaaagcagagaacTCTTAGACAATGAAGAATTACAG AACTTATGGTTTTTGCTGGATAAACACCAAATACCACCTATGATTGGAGAGGAAGCAATGATCAATTATGAAAATTTTTTGAAGGTTGGTGAAAAGGCTGGACCAAAGTGCAA gCAATTTTTTACTGCAAAAGTCTTTGCCAAACTCCTTCATACAGATTCATATGGAAGAATTTCCATCATGCAGTTCTTTAACTACGTCATGCGAAAAG TTTGGCTACATCAGACAAGAATAGGACTCAGTTTATATGATGTTGCCGGGCAAGGATACCTTCGGGAATCA gaCTTAGAGAACTACATACTGGAACTCATCCCTACTTTGCCACAGTTGGATGGGTTGGAAAAGTCCTTTTACTCCTTTTATGTTTGTACAGCAGTTAggaaattcttcttctttttggatCCTCTAAGAacag ggaagatCAAAATTCAAGATATTTTAGCATGCAGCTTCCTAGATGATTTACTGGAG cTAAGAGATGAGGAATTGTCCAAAGAAAGTCAAGAAACAAATTGGTTTTCTGCTCCTTCTGCCCTGAGGGTCTATG GTCAGTATTTGAATCTTGATAAAGATCATAATGGCATGCTAAGTAAAGAGGAGCTCTCCCGTTACGGAACAGCAACCATGACCAATGTCTTCTTAGACCGTGTTTTCCAGGAGTGTCTCACTTACGATGGAGAAATG GACTATAAGACCTACCTGGACTTTGTCCTTGccttagaaaacagaaaggagcCCGCAGCTCTGCAGTACATGTTCAAATTGCTGGACATTGAGAACAAGGGGTACCTGAATGTCTTTTCCCTTAATTATTTCTTTAGG GCCATACAAGAACTAATGAAGATCCATGGACAGGATCCTGTTTCATTTCAAGATGTCAAG gatGAAATCTTTGACATGGTCAAACCAAAGGATCCTTTGAAAATCTCACTTCAGGATTTAATCAACAGTAATCAAGGAGACACAGTCACTACCATTCTAATTGATCTCAATGGCTTC